Below is a genomic region from Thermodesulfovibrionales bacterium.
GTAATCTATATGCACGGGAAACGCCGAAAACCTCGAGGTGAAAGTCAGGTAATGCTGCTCACAGAGGATGGTTGTCGGCACGAGAACGGCGACCTGCCTCCCGTCAAATACCGCCTTGAATGCGGCGCGCATAGCAACCTCCGTCTTGCCGTAACCGACATCCCCGCAGAGCAGTCTCTCCATGGGCTTTTCGGACTCCATGTCTCTGCCGATCTCCTCGATGGCCTTGATCTGGTCCGGCGTCTCTTCATAGGGGAAAAATCCGTAAAACTCCCTATGGAGCTCCGTGTCGGCGCTGAAGACAAACCCCCGCGCTATCTCCCTTTCCGCGTAGAGTTTCAGGAGTCTCTCCGCCATCTCCCTTATCGCCTTCTTTACCCTCTCTTTCGTTCTCTGCCATGTCCTTCCGCCGAGTCTGTCGAGGTGCGGCAGAACCCCTTCTTCCGCGTTGTATTTTTTTATCTTGTTTATGTTATAAAGCGGGATATAGAGTCTGTCTCCGCCGGTATATTCGAGGACGATGAGTTCGCCTTCGCGACCTTCCGAAGCCTGTCTCTGTATGCTTACGAACCTGCCTATCCCGTGGTCCCTGTGAACAACAAAATCGCCGGGAGCGATGTCATCCATGCTCGCAAGCAGTCCCGATACCCTCGACCGCCTCAACGGCCGGTACAACGGTCTTTCGCCGAATATCTCCTTTTCCGTCAGGACTGCCAGTCCGGGAAGGAAGAAACCGGAAGAGAGACCGCCCGTCGTGACACTCACCGTGCCCTCATAACGGGCGACCTCTCCCGCTTCAAGAAGAGGGGCGATGAGGTCACCCTCGCGGAGGATCTCCCTCACCCTCTCAGCCTGCCCCGGCGAAGAGGAGACGACCATTACCCTGTTCTCTCCGGCAAGGAGTCTCAGGGCGTATGAAAGGTCGGCTAAGGTTCTTCTCTCATCGGGGAATATCCCGTGCCCCCTCAGGGAGAGCAGCCCCCCATCGAATCCTTCCCCTCCGAAAGCAAACCGTGAGAGAAGAACCCCCTCATCGGCCTTATTAGCCTGCTCGCCGGGCGGGTCGATAAGGAACTGTCTTCCCGGAAACAAGGTTCCGACCCCATTTCCGTGAGAAGGCTCGATGGCAGGTAAGAGGATAAGGGTTTCCATCCGTCCGGTAGATTTCTGTGTCTCTATTTCAAAAGGTTTTATCGCCTCTATCTCATCGCCGAAGAATTCTATTCGGATGGGGTCCTCTGATGTGGAAGGGAAGATATCGAGCAGCCATCTCTTCAGGCAGAACTCCCCTTTCTCCGCGACAATCGAGACTCGCTTGTAACCGAGTTGTTCGAGCCTCTCCCCTAGAGAGTCTCTCTCGATTCCCCGTCCTCTCGTAAAGATGATGCTGTCCTTTTCGAGGTCGTCTTTCGACCATACCGGTGCCTGCACTCCCTGAGCAGAAGTCACGAGCGATTCTCTGCTCTTCATTCCCGCGATGACCTCTGCCCTTCTGCCCGAAGACTCGGGTCCGTTTGGGTCCGGAAGGAAGGAGATGAAAGGCAGCGCGTCATCGGGACTCTTGATAATCTTCCTGAAGAAAACTATATCCCCATAGAGTCTCAGGGCCGCCTCCTCTGTCTGCTCTACCGCGACAAAGGGCTCTCCCTGCAGGGAGAGGAAAAGGGCGACCGACGAGCCCGATAGGTTGTAGATGCGTGCTGCGTCAGCCGGAATGTTGATCGAGAAACTGCGTACCATGGTCGGTATGTCCATACTCTGCTGCGCCTAAGTCTCTGCGAAAGGGGTCGGCTCTTCCTTGTCATGTCGGCCGCGGACTCAGGAGGAAATCAGCGGCAAAGCAATTTAATTTTTTCTATTATCTCTGTCGTTGATATCCCCTGAACGTAGGGGAGGCTGCGGGTTTCGGGAACGACATCCGAGCCGACGATATCCTCTTTCTTCCAGTCCCCGCCCTTCACAAGCAGATCGGGCTTCAAGAGGCGTATGAGCGCATAGGGTGTCGCTTCGTCAAAGAGGGTCACAAAGTCGACCATCTCGAGGCTCGCAACTACTTCGGCCCTCTCGGATTCCGGTATTATCGGCCTGCCTTTCTTGAGCAGCGAAACAGAACGGTCGGTATTCAGCGCTACGACGAGGAGATCCCCCAAACGTTTTGCCTCTTTCAAATACCGTATGTGGCCTGCATGGATTATGTCAAAGCAGCCGTTCGTGAAAACGATCTTTTTCCCGGAGGCCTTTGCGGCATCTACCGCATCTCGTAATGCATTCGGGTCAAGCACCCTGCCCATAAAGGAATAACCGACCTCCCGCTCAGCCCTGTCAGCGACCTTCGTGCTCCGGCATCTGACCCTCGCCCTGAGACTGACAAGCGCCATCCAGGATCATCTCCCTGGCTTTCTGAACTATCTCACGGTCACCCTTGTAACTCACCTTCTGCACGGCCTCGTCCAAGGGCACCCACTGAGCGATATCGACTTCCCAGTTGTGATCATCGGTGCTGCCGCTCAGGTATTCCAGGAGATAGAAGTGCACGGTCTTCCGGCATTTTGTATTGTCATCCTTAATGTAATACCAATAGGTGATATCGCCGACTTTGTCCAGGGCCCTGCCGGTGAGTCCGGTCTCTTCCCGCACTTCTCTCACCGCCGTCTGCTCCGGTTTCTCTCCCTTCTCGACGACCCCTTTCGGAAGGCACCAGACCGTGCCTCCTTTCACGGCCACGAGGGCCACATCAACACCGTCAGGTCTCTTCTTGAAGATCACTCCCCCGGACGATACCTGGTTCTTAATCGTAGCAGGTTTCATCACGGTACCATCCTTCTGGCGATCAATCTCATGATGTCGTTGTAAAAGGCGAGGACCATGACGGCGATAAGGATCGCCAATCCTATCCGTTGGGCGATCATCGTGACCTTGTCGCTCAAGGGTTTCCTCCTGACCGCTTCGATCCCAAAAAAGAGGAGGTGCCCTCCGTCCAAGATCGGAATGGGCAGAAGATTCAAGACACCGAGATTAACACTGATGAAGGCCATAAACATGATATAGGAAAGAAAGCCTCCGGACGCCGCTTTACCCGATTCGCTCACGATCGTTATAGGGCCGCCGATGTTCTTGGGAGACAGCTTGCCCATGACAAGCATCCGGATGGAGTCAAAAACCACGACACCCATTTTATACGTCGCGATCGCACTTTTCCCGAGGGTCTCAAGGGGTGATCGGCTCTGAATCGTCTCAAAAAATCCTCCGCCCTTTTTCCTCACTCCGATTCTCCCGATAGTTATCTTCTTGCCATCCGAACCGACCTCTTCGACCGGCCTGGGGACGACTCTCACCGACAAAACCTCGTCTCCTCTCTTCACGACAAAATTGAGGGCCTTCCCCGGATTCTTGGCAACCATGGCTACCATGTCAAACCAGGTATCGACCTCCACGTTGTCGATTTTCTTTATGACGTCGCCGGCCTTGAGCCCTGCTTCAACGGCCGGATAGCCCTCCTGTACCTCATCGATAACCGGAAGTATGTTTCCCAACACGGGCACGTTAACGGGGAAACCCATCGAAAGCACTGAAGCAAAGATGATAAAGGTCAACGCTATGTTGAAGACAGGCCCGGAAAACACGATCAGGAGTCTCTTCCATACGGACTGGAAATTGAAGGCCCTCGCCCTATCCTCTTCGCTGATCTCGTCTTCCTGCTCTTCACCGAGCATCTTCACGTACCCCCCAAGAGGCACGGAAGAGAGGAGATATTCGGTCTCGCCGTACTTTTTCCCGACAATCTTGGGCCCGAACCCGAGCGAAAACTTCAGTACCTTCACCCCCATAAGCTTCGCAAAAAGAAAGTGACCGAGCTCATGCACAAAGATGAGAATCCCTAACAGTATGATCGCAGACAGTAAGGTCATTTCACTCCTCAGTTCCGAATGGGTACCACGGGCAGAATGCGCTCTTCATCTCTCGGTCACCACAAGATTACGCGTCCCGTATCAACTCCTTCGCCTTCTCCCGTGCCCACCGGTCGGCTTCGATGACCGAATCGATGCCTTCGGCACGCACGGTCTTGTGGGACTGCATGGTCTTTTCAATTATAGCAGGGATTTCGTTAAAAAATATTCCCTTTTCGAGAAAAGCCGACACCGCAATCTCATTGGCGGCATTCAGGACCGCGGGCATTGTTCCGCCCTCTTTCAGGGCATCATAGGCGAGAAGGAGGCAGGGAAAGCTCTCCGTATCCGGTCTCTGGAAGGTGAGATTCCCGATGACATCGAGTTCAAGGCGGTCGACTGCGTCGTCAAGCCTCTCGGGATAGGAAAGGGCATAGGCTATCGGTCCCCGCATGTCCGGCCGGGATACTTGAGCCAGCATGCTCCCGTCAGTGAACTCCACGAGTGAATGCACGATGGACTGGGGATGGATGAGGACATCGATGCGCTCGGCGGGAAGCCCGAAGAGATGGTATGCCTCGATCACCTCAAGCCCCTTGTTCATGAGGGTCGCGGAATCGATCGTGATCTTCCTTCCCATCGTCCAATTGGGGTGTTTCAGGGCATCCTCCGGCACGACATCCTTCAGGTAATTTGCCTTCTTCCCGATAAAAGGGCCGCCGGAGGCGGTAAGGATTATCCTCCTCATGCCTTTCGAATCGTGACCATGTGCGCACTGAAAGACAGCACTGTGCTCGCTGTCAACGGGAAGTATCGGCACTCCCGCTCTCCGGGCCGCCCTCATGACGATCTCTCCGGCCGAAACGAGTGCCTCCTTGTTTGCGAGACCGACCGGCTTGCCTGACTGAATGGCCTCGACCGTCGGGATCATGCCGCTGAACCCGACCATCGCGGACAACACAAAATCAGAGTCCTGAAACGCCGCCACGGCCCTTACACCTTCGTCACCCGCATAAATGGTCGGTTTCTTGCCGAGCCGCCTCTTCAGCTCCAAGGCAGCCCCTTCATCTGCCACGGCAACAACCGACGGGGAGAAGGTCTTCACTTGTTCTTCCAGGAGATCGACATTACTTCCGGCTGCAAGGCCTGCCACGCTGAACCTGTCTCTATGCCCTGCGATCACGTCCAGGGCACTCCTTCCTATCGATCCCGTCGAGCCGAGGATGACGATCCTTTTCATGTGAGCAACCCGAACGCCCGTGATATCCAGTAGAGTACAGGTCCCGCAAAAAGAACACCGTCGATCTTATCGAGGATACCCCCGTGGCCGGGGACGATACTGCCCGAATCCTTGACGCCGGCATCTCGCTTGAACATCGACTCAACAAGGTCGCCCACGATCGTCGTGGCGCCGATGAGGAACCCTGCAGCAGTCGATTTCCAGGAGCTCATGGCAGGGAGGAAGGCGAGCTTGAGAAGCCACCCGGCTCCGGCCCCGCCCGCCAGCGAACCGAATGCACCCGCAACAGTCTTGTTGGGGCTGACCTCCGGATACAATTTAGTTTTTCCGAAGGTCTTTCCGATATAGAAGGCGAGGCTGTCGGCTGCCCATACAGAGCCGAAGAGAAAGACTATCCACTCAGGTCCACCGGTCCGCAGAAAGAGCTGAAAACCGAGCGAACACGGGATATAGAGCAGGGCCACGAGAACCGGAGCCATATCGTGAAGGGAAGACGACGGGTCCCGCCTCCCTACGAGTCTCATAGTCGAGATTACGAGAAAGGCGGCGAAAAGAGCATGGGGCAGGAGATCCCTCGAAACGTGCAGGGCTGCGAGTACAGCAATTCCTCCCGCAATTCCGGCAATCTTCACCATTCCGCGAACACCGTACATCGCATAAAATTCAGCCTGCGCGACGACAGACACGAGGAGTATGAGGAAAAAGAAATAGTCCTGTGGGAGTTTCGTGACGTAGAGATAGAGAAGGGGAAGCACGATGACTGCGACAAGCAGCCTTTTCCCGTGCATCTTAGAGGCCTGCCTTTACCGGAACAATCCCGAATCTTCTCTCCCGCATCTGGTAGTCGTGAAGGGCAAGGAAAAATTCTTCCCGCGTAAAATCCGGCCACAGGGTATCGGTAAAATAAAACTCCGCATACGCAGCCTGCCAAAGCAGAAAATTGCTGATGCGTTTTTCACCGCTCGACCGAATGATGAGATCCGGCGCGGCGATACCCGCCGTATCAAGACGGGACTCAAAGTATTCCTCGGTGACGTCCTCAGGCCTGACCTGCGCGCCGACTATCCCCCTCACGGCACGGATAATCTCGTTCCTTCCCCCGTAGCTCAGGGCAAGGACGAGCTTCATCCCCTTGTTTCCCGAAGACCTTTCCGTAATAGTCTGTAAGAGCCCCCTGATATTCTCGGGCAACCGCCAGGTCTCCCCGATGGTTCTGAAGACGATGCCCCTCCTGACCAGATCATGAAACTCCTTCTTCAGGGAGATCTCAAGGAGCTTCATGAGTGTCGATACCTCATCGTTCGGCCTCTGCCAGTTTTCGATGGAAAAGGCATAGAGGGTGAGGGTGTTCACCCCGATCTCCGCTGCTGCGGCTATGACCTCTCTGGCCCTTTCCGCGCCCCTCTTGTGCCCCTCGATCCTCGAGAGACCCCGCATCTCGGCCCATCTCCCGTTGCCGTCCATAATGACGGCCACATGTTCAGGGATTCTGCCGGAGAGTAACACGATTTCCTCCTCTCACCTTCCCGTGAGGGAATAGATGTAGAGCATGCTGCCCATAGGATTTTCCCCCTTCAGGATATTCTCAGTCTTTATGCCGAACAGGGGTTTGCTCATGACAATCAACCAGTCGCCGGAAATGGCATAATCGAGAATGGACCCTGATATGCTGTCCACAAGGGTCCTTTCATCCATCGAGAGACCTGTCCAGAAAAGGGTCTTCACCTGGGAGCTCTTATAGCCGAGTCCCTTTACCATATTTGCGAGCGGAATCCTCTTCACTACGAGAGCCTCCTTGTTCCTGAAAAGGAGTCTGTCCTTTACACTCCAGACGCCCCTATTTATCATTACCTTGTCCAGCGCCGTGGTGGAATCCAGCTTCTTGAACGTCTGCTGCAAACCGAAATCTTCCTTGCTGTTCCAGACCTTCAACCCTTCAGCGTTGTACAGATTCAGATGACCTCCGTCATCATAGGCAAGGATGTAGCGCATTCCGTCCAAACTGTCAATGGGCGCGAAGTCATAGATATTAACGCCCTGCGGAAGCTTCACCTCACCGTCCTTCTTGAGTTCGCCCCGCTCATATTTCATGATCATGACAGGCCCCTGGTATCCACCACCACTCCTGTATTCCTGAGCGATGAGACTGTTATTCAGTCTTCTCAGAAAGAGATTCCCCTTCCAGAGCAGGGAGAACTGCCCATCCTCGAATCCGTAAATATAAGAGACCAGATTGCCCTCCGTGATAGCGGGATCAGCACGATCGACCGTAGAATCCACTTTCCAACCGCGCAGAGACGTGACAATTATTTCGTCCTTTCCGTCGCCATTGACATCCATGGTGTCGAGCCACAGGTATTCATCGGAGACGTTTCCCTTGATTTCATAAAGGTTCTGGAGACTCGTTCCCGGCGCGTATACCCGTATATCCCTGCCGTTTGTGATGATCAGTTCGCGGTTCCCGTCACCGTTGACATCACCTGCGGCCACGAGTCCTCCCGTGAAAGGGAGGCTGAAGAAGAGCAGGGTGTCGCTTCCGGCAGAGAGCGGTGCGAACACGGTCTCGTCCCCCAGGTGAAGTTCCTTCGACTGGACGCTATCAACGATCACCTCGGCGTCCGAGATCTTGACCGAATCATCGACCCATAGGAGCCTCTGAGTGATCACCGTATCTCTGCCCTTTTCACCGGCCCTGAGGATGAGGGCCACGCGGGCACCCTTCTTTTTCGCCTCCGCGAGGACGACGGAATCATCGCCGTAATCGAGGGATGTATCAAGGAGTTCGAGTCTGCCGCTCTCCTTCAGCATGCGGTAATAATGTTCGGCCAGCACCCAGTCAACGGACCTGTCCTGATAAAAGAGCACCTTCTCCTTCGTCTCCGATATCCTCACGATATCACCGACCCTGACATCCCCCTTCGTAATCTCGAGGGTCGAAGCCTCGGGGCCGACGTCTTTCACCGTGGCGGTCCCGACAAACGCCTCCATCGTCCCGATAGGCTCCTTTGTCACCGGATGCAAAAAGGGCTCCCCCCCTCTCAGAACGGAAAACCTCATGCCTCTTCTCACTCCCGACTTCTCTCCGAGGTCGGAAGAGAGCGTACTCCCCTCAACAGACACGATCCTGCCCTTCAACGGCTTAAAATAGGAGAGCGTCTCCTCCTTCAATTTCTCAAAAGGGTCCTGAGCCGATGCCAGACCGGCAAGAACGAGCAGGAAGAAAAGGACCAGAATCGAAATGTTTGTTTTCCCGATGCCGCTCCTCTCCGGACCTCTGCAAGTCCGGCGACGGGCTGCAGAAATACCCTGAGACTCTCTAATCTTCAGAAGGAAGAACCTCCCGTACGTTGCGTGCATTCATGACCTGAATAAATTTGTTTATTATACCACATCGGCCGGGCAAATACGGTAAGAGACGACGATGTCTGAACGCGTCCCCTTTGAACGGTATGCTGCAGGCTGACGGGAAAAGAGGTATAATACTTACGCTATGAAAATGGGTGAGGCCCTGATCAAGGAAGGTCTCATAACAAGGGAGCAGCTGACCCGCGCCCTTGAAAGACAGGTGATGTTCGGGGGCAGGATCGGCACAAACCTCATAGAACTCAGGTTCCTTCAGGAAGAGGAGCTCGCAAAGTTTCTCGGCAGATATTTCAGGGCTCCGGCGGTGCAACCCGAAATGCTTGCGTCGATATCGGAAGAGGTGCTGAATTCCCTCGACAGGTCGCTTATCGAAAAATACAAAATTCTCCCCTTTTGGAAGGAGCGCAAGAGGTTATCTGCCGCGATGATGAACCCGGCCGATATCAAGACCGTGGATGAACTGAGGTTCGTCACGGGCTACGATATCATCCCCTATGTCATCACCGAAAAGAGGCTCTTTTTTGCGCTCGAGAAATATTACGGGATAAAACGCGAACTGCGATACATCAGTTTAACCGATCCGTTCGACCCTGAGGCCGCAAAGGAGGAGCCGGATTCTATCGAGAGCATTAAGGAATCCTTCGAAAAGGTGAACGAGACGGAAGAGGTGGCGGGCATACTCCTCAAAGAGGCATACAGGACGGCAAAGAGAGTTGCCGTCTTCATCATGAAGGGGGGAAAGATCGTCGGCTGGAAGGCGAGGGGCCTCAGCGTTGACGCATTTCAGACAACGGGAGAGGGGGTATCGATCTTCTCCGAAGTCCTCAGGACCCGAAGCTATTACCGGGGACCTGTCCTTTCAGTCAACGGCAACGAAACGTTGATAGCGATTCTCTCAGGTACCCCGCAGGACGTCCTCCTCATGCCTATCACGGTAAGGGAGAAAGTAGTCGCCCTCCTCTATGCCGACAATGGAAACAACGCGGTTCTCAATGCAAATATCGGTTACCTGTCAAGGCTCGCGTCCATGGCTGCAGTCGCTTTCGAGATCATCATATTGAGAAAGAGGATTCGGGAACTGTAAGGGATATCTGCCGCGTTGCTCGTAAAAGGTTCATGGTCTGCCTCCGCAGATGTAACCCCTTGCGTCGCTTTCTCCGGCAATCAACTGACTCCATCTTCCTCAAGGAAAAGGCGAAGTCCATGAATCTACCCCGATAAACCCCGATCTGACGGCATCGGTAGGGGATCTCCCTTCTGAGCAGCCGGCGCCTCGTATGGATAATCGTCGAGAACACTCACAAGGAATTCGGCAGTTTCCCCAGCAGACTCTCTTTGAGCTATACTATAAACAACCGTATGTTGAAGAATTTTTTCTTGAATCTGTCCTTGAACAAGAAGCTCGTCCTCATGATGCTCTTCATGAGCTTCATCCTTCTCTCGATCCTCATGTTCCTCTCCTGGCAATCGGAAAAAGCGCTGCTGACCGAAATGGGAAACCAGACGGCTGAATTATCGAAGGCGATACAGGTCGGTGTTGAGGAGGTTACCGGAAGCGGCTCGACTGACCAGACCAGACTCGCCTCGTATCTGAAGAGTCTCAATTCAAAAGGCATAAACGAGATCTCCATCATCAGCAACACAGACGAGATCATAGCGAGCACGAACCCTACGAAGGTCGGGTCGGCCCTGAGTCCGAAGAAGAAGGAATTGATCATCAAGGCAGAACTGGGCGACCCTGTTTCTACGGAGGGAAAGGCTTACAATGTCATTGTACCGGTTATCGCGGGTGAGGCCCATTACGGGTATATCCATCTGAAGATTAACGCCGATGACGTCTCGGAACTGCTCAAACATAATATGATGAAGAGGATCTTCGCAGCCCTCCTCGTTTTCGGGATCGGTATCGGAATCGCCATCTTCCTCTCTATCCGTTATACGGAGCCGATACATAGCGTTGTGAACGCTGCGAGGAAGGTGGCCGCCGGTGACTTTAACCAGAACCTCCCCGTGGACAGAAAAGACGAGATAGGGGAGCTTACCGAAAGCTTTAACTTTCTTGTGCAGCGACTGCGTGAAAACAAACTCCTCGAGGAACGACTGCGCGAAGCTGAGCACCTTTCAGCGGTCGGGCAGCTATCGAGGAGCATCGCCCATGAGATACGGAACCCCCTGAACTTCATTAGTCTCAGCATCGATCATATCAGGCAGAAGTATCGACCCGGCGGGGAAGAGGCGGCTGACTTTGAGGCGCTCGTATCGAGTATCAAGGAAGAGATACACCGTCTGAACAGACTCGTAAGCGATTTCCTTGATTACGGCAAACCCCTGAAACTTAATATGCGTCATGTGTCGATCGACGGGATGCTCGGCGATGTCGTGAAGATCATCAGGGCAAAGGCCGACTCTGAAAAGGTCTCCGTGAAGGAAGAATATGCCTTCTTGCCCGAAATCACCGTAGACCCTGAACTCATGAAGACATGCATCCTGAACGTCGTCATGAACGCCTTTCAGGCGATGCCGGATGGCGGCACCCTCACCCTGAAAACGGAGAGGGACGATTCTCGATTTGTGCTCGCCATAGGCGATACCGGCCAGGGGGTCTCGAAAGAAAACCGTTCGAGGCTCTTCGAGCCGTTTTTTACAACAAAGGATTCCGGCCTCGGTCTCGGCCTTGCCACAACAAAACGCATCGTCGAAGAGCACGGGGGCAAGATAGATTTTTATACCACGGAAGGGGTCGGAAGCAGCATCGTCATCAGTTTGCCGTTAACCTGAACGTCCGTTTAAGAGGAGAATAACCCATGGCAGTCGTCCTTGTCGTAGACGATGAACCTCTACAGAGGAATATCCTCAAGACGATCCTCTCCGAAGAGGGATACGAGGCCCACGTGGCGTCGTCCGGCGAGGAGGCATTGAAGATTGCGAAGGCCTACAATCCCGATCTCGTACTGACGGACCTCAAGATGGACGGCATGGACGGCATCGAACTCATGAACAG
It encodes:
- a CDS encoding adenylyltransferase/cytidyltransferase family protein, giving the protein MALVSLRARVRCRSTKVADRAEREVGYSFMGRVLDPNALRDAVDAAKASGKKIVFTNGCFDIIHAGHIRYLKEAKRLGDLLVVALNTDRSVSLLKKGRPIIPESERAEVVASLEMVDFVTLFDEATPYALIRLLKPDLLVKGGDWKKEDIVGSDVVPETRSLPYVQGISTTEIIEKIKLLCR
- a CDS encoding ATP-binding protein, which encodes MNLSLNKKLVLMMLFMSFILLSILMFLSWQSEKALLTEMGNQTAELSKAIQVGVEEVTGSGSTDQTRLASYLKSLNSKGINEISIISNTDEIIASTNPTKVGSALSPKKKELIIKAELGDPVSTEGKAYNVIVPVIAGEAHYGYIHLKINADDVSELLKHNMMKRIFAALLVFGIGIGIAIFLSIRYTEPIHSVVNAARKVAAGDFNQNLPVDRKDEIGELTESFNFLVQRLRENKLLEERLREAEHLSAVGQLSRSIAHEIRNPLNFISLSIDHIRQKYRPGGEEAADFEALVSSIKEEIHRLNRLVSDFLDYGKPLKLNMRHVSIDGMLGDVVKIIRAKADSEKVSVKEEYAFLPEITVDPELMKTCILNVVMNAFQAMPDGGTLTLKTERDDSRFVLAIGDTGQGVSKENRSRLFEPFFTTKDSGLGLGLATTKRIVEEHGGKIDFYTTEGVGSSIVISLPLT
- a CDS encoding phosphatidate cytidylyltransferase; the encoded protein is MHGKRLLVAVIVLPLLYLYVTKLPQDYFFFLILLVSVVAQAEFYAMYGVRGMVKIAGIAGGIAVLAALHVSRDLLPHALFAAFLVISTMRLVGRRDPSSSLHDMAPVLVALLYIPCSLGFQLFLRTGGPEWIVFLFGSVWAADSLAFYIGKTFGKTKLYPEVSPNKTVAGAFGSLAGGAGAGWLLKLAFLPAMSSWKSTAAGFLIGATTIVGDLVESMFKRDAGVKDSGSIVPGHGGILDKIDGVLFAGPVLYWISRAFGLLT
- a CDS encoding VCBS repeat-containing protein; amino-acid sequence: MHATYGRFFLLKIRESQGISAARRRTCRGPERSGIGKTNISILVLFFLLVLAGLASAQDPFEKLKEETLSYFKPLKGRIVSVEGSTLSSDLGEKSGVRRGMRFSVLRGGEPFLHPVTKEPIGTMEAFVGTATVKDVGPEASTLEITKGDVRVGDIVRISETKEKVLFYQDRSVDWVLAEHYYRMLKESGRLELLDTSLDYGDDSVVLAEAKKKGARVALILRAGEKGRDTVITQRLLWVDDSVKISDAEVIVDSVQSKELHLGDETVFAPLSAGSDTLLFFSLPFTGGLVAAGDVNGDGNRELIITNGRDIRVYAPGTSLQNLYEIKGNVSDEYLWLDTMDVNGDGKDEIIVTSLRGWKVDSTVDRADPAITEGNLVSYIYGFEDGQFSLLWKGNLFLRRLNNSLIAQEYRSGGGYQGPVMIMKYERGELKKDGEVKLPQGVNIYDFAPIDSLDGMRYILAYDDGGHLNLYNAEGLKVWNSKEDFGLQQTFKKLDSTTALDKVMINRGVWSVKDRLLFRNKEALVVKRIPLANMVKGLGYKSSQVKTLFWTGLSMDERTLVDSISGSILDYAISGDWLIVMSKPLFGIKTENILKGENPMGSMLYIYSLTGR
- the rseP gene encoding RIP metalloprotease RseP — encoded protein: MTLLSAIILLGILIFVHELGHFLFAKLMGVKVLKFSLGFGPKIVGKKYGETEYLLSSVPLGGYVKMLGEEQEDEISEEDRARAFNFQSVWKRLLIVFSGPVFNIALTFIIFASVLSMGFPVNVPVLGNILPVIDEVQEGYPAVEAGLKAGDVIKKIDNVEVDTWFDMVAMVAKNPGKALNFVVKRGDEVLSVRVVPRPVEEVGSDGKKITIGRIGVRKKGGGFFETIQSRSPLETLGKSAIATYKMGVVVFDSIRMLVMGKLSPKNIGGPITIVSESGKAASGGFLSYIMFMAFISVNLGVLNLLPIPILDGGHLLFFGIEAVRRKPLSDKVTMIAQRIGLAILIAVMVLAFYNDIMRLIARRMVP
- a CDS encoding CarD family transcriptional regulator, with translation MDIPTMVRSFSINIPADAARIYNLSGSSVALFLSLQGEPFVAVEQTEEAALRLYGDIVFFRKIIKSPDDALPFISFLPDPNGPESSGRRAEVIAGMKSRESLVTSAQGVQAPVWSKDDLEKDSIIFTRGRGIERDSLGERLEQLGYKRVSIVAEKGEFCLKRWLLDIFPSTSEDPIRIEFFGDEIEAIKPFEIETQKSTGRMETLILLPAIEPSHGNGVGTLFPGRQFLIDPPGEQANKADEGVLLSRFAFGGEGFDGGLLSLRGHGIFPDERRTLADLSYALRLLAGENRVMVVSSSPGQAERVREILREGDLIAPLLEAGEVARYEGTVSVTTGGLSSGFFLPGLAVLTEKEIFGERPLYRPLRRSRVSGLLASMDDIAPGDFVVHRDHGIGRFVSIQRQASEGREGELIVLEYTGGDRLYIPLYNINKIKKYNAEEGVLPHLDRLGGRTWQRTKERVKKAIREMAERLLKLYAEREIARGFVFSADTELHREFYGFFPYEETPDQIKAIEEIGRDMESEKPMERLLCGDVGYGKTEVAMRAAFKAVFDGRQVAVLVPTTILCEQHYLTFTSRFSAFPVHIDY
- the uppS gene encoding polyprenyl diphosphate synthase, with translation MLLSGRIPEHVAVIMDGNGRWAEMRGLSRIEGHKRGAERAREVIAAAAEIGVNTLTLYAFSIENWQRPNDEVSTLMKLLEISLKKEFHDLVRRGIVFRTIGETWRLPENIRGLLQTITERSSGNKGMKLVLALSYGGRNEIIRAVRGIVGAQVRPEDVTEEYFESRLDTAGIAAPDLIIRSSGEKRISNFLLWQAAYAEFYFTDTLWPDFTREEFFLALHDYQMRERRFGIVPVKAGL
- a CDS encoding NUDIX hydrolase; the protein is MKPATIKNQVSSGGVIFKKRPDGVDVALVAVKGGTVWCLPKGVVEKGEKPEQTAVREVREETGLTGRALDKVGDITYWYYIKDDNTKCRKTVHFYLLEYLSGSTDDHNWEVDIAQWVPLDEAVQKVSYKGDREIVQKAREMILDGACQSQGEGQMPEHEGR
- a CDS encoding 1-deoxy-D-xylulose-5-phosphate reductoisomerase, whose product is MKRIVILGSTGSIGRSALDVIAGHRDRFSVAGLAAGSNVDLLEEQVKTFSPSVVAVADEGAALELKRRLGKKPTIYAGDEGVRAVAAFQDSDFVLSAMVGFSGMIPTVEAIQSGKPVGLANKEALVSAGEIVMRAARRAGVPILPVDSEHSAVFQCAHGHDSKGMRRIILTASGGPFIGKKANYLKDVVPEDALKHPNWTMGRKITIDSATLMNKGLEVIEAYHLFGLPAERIDVLIHPQSIVHSLVEFTDGSMLAQVSRPDMRGPIAYALSYPERLDDAVDRLELDVIGNLTFQRPDTESFPCLLLAYDALKEGGTMPAVLNAANEIAVSAFLEKGIFFNEIPAIIEKTMQSHKTVRAEGIDSVIEADRWAREKAKELIRDA